One Chlamydiota bacterium genomic window, GAAGACCGCGTCGGCGAGCGAGACCGCCATCTCCTCCCGCACGGCGCGGACGATCTCGGCCCCGAGCACGGCGGGCCGGCAGGGGAGGGGGCGGGAGAGGGGGCGCTCCCGCTCGGCGAGGGCGATGACCTCGGCGTGCAGCGAGCCGTACTGGCACACGAGCCGACGCGCGACCTCCTCTCCGAGCCAGGCGGGCCTCGCCCGAACGGCCGCGGCGAGGAACTCGTCGAAGCGCCCGACGTCGCCCCCGGGGACGGGGGTGGTGGCGCTCGCGCTCGGACGCCGGGGGAGGCCGAGCTTCCGGAGGACGAGGTGCACCGCCTTTTCGGCCACATCGCGCGCGGTGGTGTACTTGACGCCGACCATCGTCGCGATCCCGTCCCACCCGTGCCGCCGCCGGTGGTCGGTGAGGCGGTAGTGCTTCATCAGGACCGCCTCGCCGGTCCTGCGGTTGACGCGTTGCATCGGGAGGATGCCGCGGTAGACGCAGCGGACGTCGCCGCGGGAGAGGCGTGCGCCGGGGTAGGCGGCGTTGATCGCATCGAGGAGCGCCGCGACCTCCCGCTCGGTCACGCGGTCTTCGTCCGGGCGGCCGGAGAACGGGGCGTGGACCGTGCCGACCAGCGATGCGTCCCGCCACGGGGTGACGAACCAGAGGCGCTTCCCCTTGAAGGCGGCGGAGGCGGCCGTCGCCGACGAGAGGCCCGCGCCGCAGCCGCGGATGAACGGGCGCGTCACGATGAGGAGCGCCGTGGAGAGGGGGATCGGCGGGGTGGCCAGGCGCGGGTCGAGGCGCGCGAGGAGCTCGTCGGTCCACGGGCCCGCCGCGTTCAGCACGAGCCGCGCCTGGATGTCGAATCGTTTCCCGGTCGTTCGGTCGAGCGCCGAGACGCCCACGACCCTCCGTTTGTCGGCGAGGAACCCGACCGCCTCCACGTAGTTGGCGGCCGCCGCCCCCTTCTCGCAC contains:
- a CDS encoding glycerol-3-phosphate dehydrogenase/oxidase, encoding MRRGIDRLASEEFDLLIVGAGIYGACAAWDASLRGLRVALIDRGDFGGATSQHSQKTIHGGLRYLQQADLKRMRESIRERRTLMRIAPQFVSPFPCVMPTYGHLTRGREALAVAMLANDLVGLDRNRIDDPAKRIPRGRTVSRRRVLELLPGIPTKGLTGGAVWHDCQAHNTERLLLSFVLGACEKGAAAANYVEAVGFLADKRRVVGVSALDRTTGKRFDIQARLVLNAAGPWTDELLARLDPRLATPPIPLSTALLIVTRPFIRGCGAGLSSATAASAAFKGKRLWFVTPWRDASLVGTVHAPFSGRPDEDRVTEREVAALLDAINAAYPGARLSRGDVRCVYRGILPMQRVNRRTGEAVLMKHYRLTDHRRRHGWDGIATMVGVKYTTARDVAEKAVHLVLRKLGLPRRPSASATTPVPGGDVGRFDEFLAAAVRARPAWLGEEVARRLVCQYGSLHAEVIALAERERPLSRPLPCRPAVLGAEIVRAVREEMAVSLADAVFRRTELGTAGCPGDDCLTACADLMGRELGWDVRRRRDEIDRVKALYRLAG